The following coding sequences are from one Culex quinquefasciatus strain JHB chromosome 1, VPISU_Cqui_1.0_pri_paternal, whole genome shotgun sequence window:
- the LOC6045385 gene encoding transmembrane protease serine 11D: MRLILAVLAVFGLASGELIPDARLIGGTNAVWGQFPATVSINTPFHLHCGGVILHPSHVLTSAQCVLNNQNRLIDPYWLTIVAGDVALAPVGARRQTRRVSQIFVHPEFNVFTREHDLAVLRLDRPFETPSNTLDWARRRTRVTPPGEQCQFAGWGAASNAANAPVNVLQRFLPMNINDRDLCNQATMHAGRVRDGMICAGNTAASNNAAPCNGNLGTGLFCNRELVGILSFGVNCGVANNPPVFTQVRNYNRWIDQQFGRTDGLPPNWTPGHL, encoded by the exons ATGAGGTTGATACTTGCAGTTTTGGCCGTTTTCG GTCTTGCCAGCGGTGAGCTGATTCCAGATGCCCGGTTGATCGGCGGAACTAACGCCGTCTGGGGACAGTTCCCGGCAACGGTCTCCATCAACACTCCGTTCCATCTGCACTGCGGAGGAGTGATCCTGCATCCATCCCACGTGCTAACCTCGGCCCAGTGTGTCTTGAACAACCAGAACCGCCTCATTGATCCCTACTGGCTGACCATCGTGGCCGGAGATGTGGCGCTGGCCCCGGTTGGAGCCCGCCGTCAAACTCGCCGCGTCTCGCAGATCTTTGTCCACCCGGAGTTCAACGTGTTCACCCGCGAACATGACTTGGCCGTTCTGCGCCTCGACCGTCCCTTCGAAACCCCGTCCAACACCCTGGACTGGGCCCGGCGCCGAACCCGAGTAACCCCTCCAGGCGAGCAGTGCCAATTCGCCGGCTGGGGAGCGGCTTCTAACGCTGCTAACGCTCCGGTGAACGTCCTTCAACGCTTCCTGCCGATGAACATCAACGATCGTGACCTGTGCAACCAGGCGACGATGCACGCCGGCCGCGTTCGCGACGGGATGATCTGCGCTGGCAACACGGCCGCGTCGAACAATGCAGCGCCGTGCAACGGAAATCTGGGAACCGGGCTGTTCTGCAACCGAGAGTTGGTGGGAATTCTGTCGTTCGGGGTCAACTGTGGCGTGGCGAACAATCCGCCGGTGTTTACGCAGGTGCGTAACTACAACCGGTGGATCGATCAGCAGTTTGGGCGGACCGATGGGCTGCCGCCGAACTGGACGCCGGGACATTTGTAA